One window of the Cryptomeria japonica chromosome 7, Sugi_1.0, whole genome shotgun sequence genome contains the following:
- the LOC131078443 gene encoding late embryogenesis abundant protein Lea14-A: MAKLIDKAKEFVADKIAGIGKPTADVVDVSIKNVSKDSITLEAAVDVINPYSHDVPIGEISYRLRSAQRIIASGTILDPGSIMAKEKTRFNVPVRVPYNFMLSIVRDVGRDWDLDYEWEIGLTMHIPIVGKFTLPLSKEGTFKLPSFSDIF, encoded by the exons ATGGCGAAGCTGATTGACAAGGCAAAAGAGTTTGTAGCAGATAAAATTGCAGGAATAGGAAAACCAACAGCAGATGTTGTAGACGTCTCAATAAAGAACGTGAGCAAAGACTCCATTACTTTAGAGGCGGCTGTAGATGTTATAAATCCATACAGTCATGACGTTCCCATTGGTGAAATTTCCTACAGGCTACGAAGCGCTCAGAG AATAATTGCATCTGGAACGATTTTGGATCCTGGGTCGATAATGGCGAAGGAGAAGACTCGGTTCAATGTTCCAGTGAGAGTGCCTTACAATTTTATGTTGAGTATTGTGAGAGATGTTGGGAGGGACTGGGATTTGGACTATGAGTGGGAAATTGGGCTTACCATGCACATTCCTATTGTCGGCAAATTTACTCTTCCTCTGTCCAAGGAAGGCACTTTCAAACTGCCTTCTTTTTCAGATATCTTCTag